The following are from one region of the Lineus longissimus chromosome 19, tnLinLong1.2, whole genome shotgun sequence genome:
- the LOC135502779 gene encoding E3 ubiquitin-protein ligase TRIM22-like, producing MATADALLQQEFDCPFCCDEVKAPKIMGPCLHSACRTCLEEYVASLGRRNAFLCPVCQQKCKIPQKGIAELKNDFKLTSIIDRYKQTKDTSRFQCSDCEKVAESLCEKCGVFLCSGCTKEHDIYTPGRHEHEIVAVCSLHGVALLYYCKTCQDAICSVCKLCSHMGGGHIVISYRDAVEDTAAKVQVVLANLYKEEYELSTSLDDVVRKTNGFKLEAGNRKGALARFNRFEEQSRNLQRRINYLRNQKATVDTMCKQLTTNITKLQNVEKERKNEVLTRSEKCQDDLKHSLKSLHDLSTNMTEKLQLVTTRKAPLDRRNAKTLSTLRQEVTELAKPENVTLMEEVKQMMHDLEPSDCDMVAVTDDFSSVKTVLDLSFPDDRPCRVIFRVKSLPDGRLVTLGISSLWTVVFSSRSRLYADTVYIHNNNGTVAKTFTECVYPATDMTVLPTGDLLLIRNGAPLTLRFFDVDRGVFNEVSIKAANAPNFNTRFWSVELDGDGNTIVDFGVSPHQYLLIQKADGTIIQSKNSSEFVALGFIEKFTNRAFIAADDKLVRFRGRDFGFSADQLFALFLLCCASIYTWFH from the coding sequence ATGGCGACTGCGGATGCTCTTCTGCAACAGGAGTTCGACTGTCCATTTTGTTGCGATGAGGTTAAGGCACCGAAAATTATGGGGCCGTGCTTACATAGCGCGTGTCGTACTTGCCTAGAGGAGTATGTCGCATCATTAGGGAGAAGGAATGCATTCCTTTGTCCGGTGTGTCAACAGAAATGCAAGATCCCACAAAAAGGAATAGCCGAGTTGAAAAATGATTTCAAACTGACTTCAATTATAGACCGTTACAAACAAACTAAAGACACATCGCGTTTCCAATGCAGCGACTGTGAAAAGGTTGCTGAATCTCTCTGTGAAAAATGTGGTGTTTTTCTTTGCTCGGGATGTACCAAAGAGCATGACATTTACACACCAGGTCGCCATGAGCATGAGATCGTGGCTGTTTGCAGTTTGCACGGAGTTGCCCTGTTGTACTATTGCAAGACATGCCAGGATGCCATCTGCAGCGTTTGTAAGCTGTGTAGCCACATGGGCGGGGGTCATATTGTGATATCATACCGTGATGCTGTGGAGGACACTGCAGCAAAAGTGCAGGTTGTGTTGGCTAACCTTTACAAGGAAGAATACGAACTGTCCACGTCTCTAGACGATGTAGTCAGGAAGACCAATGGTTTTAAGTTAGAGGCGGGCAATAGAAAAGGGGCGCTTGCTCGCTTTAACCGTTTTGAGGAGCAAAGTCGCAACCTACAAAGACGTATCAATTACCTTAGAAACCAGAAGGCCACTGTGGATACAATGTGCAAACAACTGACGACGAATATAACAAAGCTTCAAAACGTGGAAAAGGAGAGGAAGAATGAAGTACTGACAAGATCTGAAAAGTGTCAGGATGATCTCAAACATAGTCTAAAGTCTCTTCACGACCTCAGTACCAATATGACGGAGAAACTACAACTTGTGACAACTAGGAAAGCACCACTTGATCGTCGAAATGCCAAGACCCTCAGCACACTTAGACAGGAAGTGACAGAACTCGCAAAGCCAGAGAACGTGACCTTGATGGAGGAAGTCAAGCAGATGATGCATGATTTGGAACCAAGCGATTGTGACATGGTGGCAGTGACTGATGATTTCTCCTCCGTGAAGACAGTACTCGATTTGTCATTTCCCGACGATCGCCCCTGTCGGGTTATATTCCGAGTTAAGTCCCTCCCCGACGGCAGGCTGGTCACATTAGGTATATCAAGTCTGTGGACTGTGGTCTTTTCATCACGCTCTAGGTTATACGCAGACACGGTGTACATCCACAATAATAACGGAACAGTCGCTAAGACATTCACAGAATGTGTATACCCAGCTACAGACATGACTGTTTTACCAACAGGAGATTTATTGCTGATCAGGAACGGGGCTCCACTTACACTCCGGTTCTTTGACGTAGACCGCGGTGTATTTAATGAGGTCTCGATTAAAGCTGCCAACGCGCCGAACTTTAACACGAGGTTCTGGTCAGTTGAACTCGACGGCGATGGAAACACAATCGTGGATTTTGGGGTGTCGCCACACCAATATCTTTTGATACAGAAAGCTGATGGAACTATTATTCAAAGCAAAAATTCGAGTGAATTTGTCGCACTaggattcattgaaaaattcacAAACAGGGCATTTATTGCTGCTGATGACAAGCTGGTCAGATTTCGAGGTCGGGATTTTGGTTTTTCTGCGGATCAGTTATTTGCATTATTTTTACTCTGTTGTGCTAGCATTTATACTTGGTTTCATTAG